The sequence aattttgttacgttcttgaaggatgcttttataaccgtcaaaaattttcaaattaaaatattctgaagtttcttcaggataaatccttgacaacccgtcttttatttgcttcataactgcgtataaccccttaagttaatTCTATAACGTTAGCTTTGTAGGGTTTAAAGCAAACAGAAACCGCTTTATAAAAAAGAAGCTGTCGCTGAAAATAGAAATGCGACTATTATCACgtaaagtggaaaaaaattccacaaatcagacataaaaaatgtctagtaatatatataaaaacaaatactaaTGTTATCCAAAGTGGAAAATCCCACACACAAATgagacataaaaaaaatttcaagaatatttCAACCAACATTGGTCAAGAGACAAAAAACTCATGCATAGATCCTTAAGTACCAGGCGTTTGggtagaaattttgtttgtattcgATCAAGTCATATTGGTTCAATTCCAGTTTACTCGATGGTTCGAGTGACGACAATCGAAGTGGTTCAACTCCACCAAAAAGCTATATTGAAGTGAAAAATAGAACGACCCGTTACACCCTCAAATGCACCCCTGCTCATACAATGTATCTATACCTTTGATGAATAAACATGTTTCTTTCCTTCCGGTTTTGAATTTCTACCAAATgtgttatgttttattcactGCGTATATTTTCTAGTTTTTCAACTGGTTATGGGCCCAGAGCCCCAAAATGTAATTGATAATGGTTGGAAAAGTGCGTGTGCTAAacgattaaatatttgttacacTCGGATTGATTATTTTTAACCGAATAATCACAGATTTTTTGAACATGGCGACAAATGCGGTAGCATTTCCATTCGAGAAATTAAAAGGTCGCGAAAACTTCGACATTTGGAAGCGTCACGCAAAATCCTATCTTGTCATAAAGAACTGCTGGAAGGTAGTTGAAAATGAGCTACCTGCAGAACCTTCAGAAAAGGAAAAAGGCAGTGATGAACGTGCTCTAGCTGAATTAACTTTAATGATAGAGCCAAATAACTTTTCGCATATTGCGACAGCTACAACGGCTCATCAGGCATGGAAGGCATTGTTTTCCGCATACGAAGACACGGGTCTAACGCGAAAAGTGGAGATTTTAAAGCAACTAGTACAGTGCAAACTGTCTGATTACATATCAGTGCAGGAATACGTAAATTCGCTTGTGATGACGTCACTCAAAGTGCATAATGCCGGTCTTAATATTGACGAAGAGCTAACTGCATCGTTGATGTTAGCAGGATTACCAGATTACCTTGTTACAAGacgtaaaatttgataataccAATACGTACAAATGTGGTGAAAATgcactttattcaaaatcaaaaacaaatcttAAGGAAAAATCGAATCAATTTCGGTGCCACTCTTGCAAACAACTAGGCAATTTTGCTAGAAACTGTCCTAACAAAACCAAGCGAGATGGCAGcaccacaaaaattaaaagtgtcCTCTTTGCATCTCTTCTTTCGCATGACATTCGTAAAGACGAATGGTTTGTTGATTCGGGTGCTACTTCTCACATGACCAGAAATTATAATGCGATTGTTGATCAAGTGCCggttgcaaataaaaatattttagtcgcGAATAACAAAACTATTAAAGTTAAATCAAAAGGTGATGTAAATATGAGTATATAcgcgaatgaaataaaaacagatGCTGTAGCGAAGGACGTTGAATATGTACCAGAGTTGTGCGCAAATTTGTTATCAGTACGACAAATGACTAAAAACGGAAATAAAGTTATATTCGATGGTAATGagtggaaaatttataacaataaaAGAAATCTGATAGCAACTGCGAAATGCTGTGAACGACTTGTATCGCCTAAATTGTGATACGAAATATAATAGCGAGTCAAACAcacaaaatgcattttatactcGCGATAATTATGAACTATGGCATAGAAGAATGGGGCACATTTGCCCAGTCACAGATGTCATCATTTATCAGTTACAAAAAATTCGAGCTCAACTTGAAGAGCTGAAGGGTCCTACAGCCAATAGACCAAAGCGTTCAATCAACTGGATCGGGTCAGCTTGGAAGTGGATTACTGGCTCACCTGATGCTTTAGACTGGGATGAAGTCTTACCTAgccaaaatgaaataatagacAACAATAATTTACAGTATAAGGTAAACtctgaaattttcaagaaaactgAAGAGTTATTACAGGTTGTGAACGGGATTGCAACGGCCACGAACGACGTCCTGGGACGTAACCACCAGGCAAAGTTTTCACAAGACATTCAGCACAAATTGGTGATTCTCAAGGATGACGTTAGTGAATTAATACGGGCATGCCAAATGGCCAAAGCAGGCGCAGCAAAcagcaatattttgaataaagggGAAATAAATAGCCTAATACGCGAAATCGAAGTCCTTCCGTACAGTAACGTCGTCGAAGCCATTGAATATAGTGAACCATCAATCTACACGAACGGCACTCTTCCATGCCAAAGGTGGCTCAAACGAGGTTTAATCACTTGATCATACGCTCTATTTTGAAGGATGGTCATCGAGTTGATCTGAAGTACAAGACAATCTTAATGAATAAACAACTGACATATGGTATTAAAAATAGCTGTCTCCACCTCGCCACCGCCATGGTCTGCAAACAGGAAGCCCTAGATTTATTGTCCGAAGATGAATGTCTACCACGTCTACTCAAGGGTGGGCAAACAAGTTGCCGCTACGTAATTGGCACGGAAACAACGGTTGAGGTGCTCAAGGAAGACACAATAttcttggataatttcaacTGGTCAGGTGAAACACCTTCATATGGTCAGGTAAAACACCCTAAACACTTGTCTGGCTCTTATATTCTGCAGATGGAGAACGAGACTATTACAATAACTAACCAAACCTACTGGAGTACTAGCAGCTCAGGCGTGCAGGTGCTCCCACCCGTGTTGTCCACCATAACGAATAGAAGTTTGGTAGTGGATCTCAATCTCATCCACGAAATGACCTCCGGAAACATACGACTCTTGGGTTACCTGAAAGATAAAACCAACTGGCTTGCAACATCCGTAGCCCTAGGACTTATTTTGCTGGTCTTCATTTCGCTAATTTGGAGAAAGCTAACAACTGGAGCAAAACTTCCTGAGCTGAATATGTCGATACTGCAACCGAGTTCTCGGAACCGACCAAAACAGGTCGCCTCTCCAAATCATGATCTGCGGGACGCAGATCTTTAGAGGGGGAAGAGTTAACACGCTGCAGTCGCATTTGTTGCGACGCTCCCACGGCTGCTCGCTACACGAGCCGCAgtgtcagcatatttcaatttcacaaTCCAACGTAACAGGAGACGTTACCTGTTGCACAATTGCATTCAATAATGCATCCATGGGAAGTCAAGACCAAGACCGGGCTCACACAAATTACACAACAACTGCACAGCAGCTGGGGAATGAAGGTGTAAGTAAGCGACCGTCACCACGATCAGCAGTGGAGTTCGAGACGGGTTCTGAGTGAGTTGTGTTAGACTAAGTAACTTGTGTAAGTTAACACACAATATATTTTGCCTACCGTACAATCGTACCATCACCTTTTTACAATTAACTCACTCAGCAGTAGCGCAAACCCTTAAGCGGAAGCGTTTACTGTTTCGCAATATCgttgtcaattctttttgcaataaaattcttactaattcaaacttgggaaaataaataatgcttacgTAGCGTCTGGCTTGAGCAACGTCTTCCGGTAGAATTAAGTTATTCGTAGGTGTAGagttaagtaaattttgtaaagaatttGAGTTTAATTCGGACAGTTAATAAAGGCGCACGCACCGCACCTAGTAAATTaccgtgtttttattttcattaaggtTTTCCGCGCAAGGAAACCTAacttgtataataaaatatttgttaattagTAAAAGAATCATAAGTATTTCCTTTCTGGGCAGCTGgcccttaatttttttgagtgtAACGGACCGAAAGTCCGTTTCTtacatttttagtttgtttaaactatattttatttttttctgtttactttaaaaattaatttgtttttttaattttatgtatgttattatttatgcaaaaattagttTTCGATAAATATCGAACATCGATGTTGGGCTTTTCATTATGACATCGATGTCAACAGCGATGTTTTTCTAGCATAGATCATCCCTAATTCCAACGACatgtaaatgcaatttttagacaacTGTTACGTAAGGGTATTGCGCTTTGTTGGGAACCCCtgattatttattgtataaccTATGAATTTGATTTCCCGCTAATTCTATGCATGCGTGtttatacatacaagtatgtatgcacaagtatgtatgtataccaaaTTCAAAGGCCACTACACCTGCCTCAGTAGCAGGCCAGCAGAAGGTGTCGGATGCTGGCACTCCCGTCGCACAGTGATTTAAACAAtagacaaaaatcaaaaaattaaaagcaatattttagaaaaactaaaatggaaataaaatcttcattatattgctcaaataaaatcaccttaagtttatttttattttttgtttccttatcAGTAAAATTATGATAAAGTCTACCTAAATAAAAtcctatttggttttttttagatttgatCAACATTTATTATTGTATGGTAGTTCGTTCTGAACGTTTCGATATTTTATAGTTTGACTCGTTTATTATGGCAAATATTCAGcaaggtatgtaaatattttaatataagttAAGGCAGCTGCCTGACTGCAATGCGTATCAGATGACACATGCGCAGCAGCGTTAGTATATAACCGCCGCTGCACCATGTGAACCGCTATGTCAGCAAGTTAAGGCAGCTACCTGACTGCGATTCGCTAGCAATGCGTATTAGATGACACATGCGCAGCAGCGTTAGTATATAACCGCCGCTGCACCGTGCGAACCGCTATGTCAGCAATATGGTAGATTAAGAATTAGCTTAGCTTAAGCATAAGAATAAATTGTCAAGACATTCTAAGTTCTGGACTGAAGAAAACCGCAACGTATTTTTACTTGCTGCAAAACAGGAGTAGGTATGAAAAAGGGGCCAAGTGGTTGGCCcccaactttaattttttggtgcTCCCTGAAGGGAGCAccttaactggcgcccgagcagggacccctctttttttcaaaaagatggGGTACCTAACAAGGATCTCCGCAAAGGAATCCTTGTGGTGTAAAGGAAGTGGcaaaaagtgaaagtgaaaaagtGAGTGCGCcgtgttataaaaaaatgtgatgaaatagaataaaatgaatggaaaataaaattaaatcttataaaataaaataaatcaaattataattaaaaccaaattaaaattagaCAGGAAACTAAAATTGGGATCATagctaaagtaaattttttaatgtaaattaacacaaaataaattgagttcaaatgaaattaaatttaataaataaattaaaaaaggaaattaaagtaaaataaactaaaataaaatataatgatatgaaataaaaagtaaatataaatttaaaattagaattaaatagaattaaacaaataaagtaaatgtaattaaaattaaaactattgtaaaaataaaagtaaacaacTCGAgtgaaaattaaacaataatagAAGATAACTAAACGGAAATTAAAActgaatttgaaataaattcaaattaaacgcggttttctcgaacctttttttttaaagtgcgtaGTCATTGGCATTTGAAAACTCGAgtgaaaattaaacaataatagAAGATAACTAAACGGAAATTAAAActgaatttgaaataaattcaaattaaacgcggttttctcgaacctttttttttaaagtgcgtagtcattggcatttgaaaactactcaaccgatccttttgaaattttgcacacatattttacatataaaaaacctcccccaacgttttttttcgccattttttttttatattaaggttgttttacacctacaaaatggcggcattttttcgtcaaaaatcactttttacttcaaacgaCTACCAAAtggatgaaaatgaaaataagtcgtaaaaataaacgttggggggaagtttaactcatactttaactaaattattcgatttttttgatttcagatgattctacgctgagatatgctgactactgcaaaatgtatttttgaaaagacgtctacgtaaatgtgctctcattcgctcattttgcaatatttttacatgaaaattttatcaaatattcttgaaatgttactttataatatgcaacaacttttaataaactgacttgaaccgtttcgctacaataaattcatgaaaaagtgtcaatcaaattaagtgttaaacaaaaaaaactctcgACGATTCACGGCGCAAAACGAATAATCACGAACACTTGAAAATGCCCTTCCGCAATGTGAAGCCGCACTTGTGCAAAATAACAGCCGCAATGCGGGCTTCACAAGGGATTTCCCTGTTTAATAAGGGAATATCCGGCAAAATGGAGCGGAGTGCGACGATAATTTTGTGAGGTGCAGTGAAGGGTGAATGCTCGGTGAAAGTAGGTTTCTTCCTctttcgaataaaaaaataattataaaataaatataaaactcgaAAGTATATTGCTCAGCGATTCACCACCTACGGGGGGACCCTCCTGGCAATTTACTCACGAGGATGAAAGAAAACTGCTAAAAtttgtgaattaaataaaacaaataaataaatataaaactcggAGTAATATTGCTCAGCGATTCACCACCCAcgaatttaaaatgcctccctCGCATAATCCgttggagaagaaagaaaaaaaacaaaatttaaaatgcctccctCGCATAATCCGttggagaagaaaaaaaaaaaaaaaaaaaattgaaaatgcctCCCTCGCATAATCCGttggagaagaaaaaaaaaaaaaaaaaattgaaaatgcctCCCTCGCATAATCTgttggagaagaaagaaaaaaaacaaaatttaaaatgcgtcCTTCGCATAATCCgttggagaagaaagaaaaaaacaaaatttaaaatgcctccctCGCATAATCCgttggagaagaaagaaaaaaaaaacaaaggaacaaaatttttgaaaaacgaaaaaatcgtTACCAACAAAACATAAAAGAGGAAAAAACCCCAACATAtttacctttttattttttttcctaattttttgttcctttttatttatgaaaactttTGTAATAACaatataaagtaaatttaaacaaatttttctttttaatgttccctaataatcataataaaaaatcgttttatccaacaaaagaaaacaaaaaaaatttttattaattaacaaaaatattaaaaaattaaaaaaatagtagagAGTCATATAAGATAAAAACTCATTAATTCTCATTTATAGGAGAGaagaaaacaaaaggaaaaccaAAACGGAAGAATCCGAATGGAAATAATCCTGTAAGGAAGCAAAGTcaattaagcaaaaaacaaatccgTGCCGTGCAGtgccaataaaaacaaaaaaagaaggtaacacttaaatttattcattctttTTTCTACTGTACTGTGCCTTAAGGTTTAGGGAAGGAATTTAAAAATGGAGGACCTAAAGAAGTCaattacttaaataaatggGGCGGTAAACGCTATCCTCGATCAACTAAAAAATTTCCATAATCGATTAGGAGCATTGGAGGGCTCAAATGGCGAATTGGGGCGGTCGATCTCGCTCCTAGAGCAAAAACTGGCAGAGAAGATATTTGACTTTGCCCAATTGAGTCCTGCCGAAGAAGTAAGGCCCACGGTTATTGCTAGGGCTCCGATGACGGAGGAAGAGCTTAGAGAAATAGGCAGACTCCCCGACTGTGTAAAGGAAATTCAAGTTTTTGAAGGGAACCCCTCACAATACATTTCCTGGCTCAACAATGTAGAATCAATTCTTAGAGATTATGAGACAATTAAAGGAAAACCATTGTATAGGTCAATAGTGCAGCATATAAGGCAAAAAATTAGGGGTAGGGCCGATGCCGCCCTGGTgtcacacaatattttcaataacgATTGGTTGGAGGTAAAAAGAGTGTTGTCCCTTCATTACGCTGATAAGAAGGATATCCGAACCCTCGAACACCAATTAAACCAATTGACGCAAAAGGGTTCGAAACTTGACGAGTTTTATGCAACTGTTAACCATCAGTTGTCACTCAtagtcaataaaattaaaacggaCGAGTACTCTGAGGAAACAGTAAATGTCCTAATAGGAATTTATAGGAATCGGGCGTTGGACGTATTTATTCGTAGCCTGAATCCTGAACTTTCGAAGATGTTAATTATACAAAAGCCGCGATCGTTGCCAGAGGCATACTCAGCCTGCCTAGATCTacaaaatttgacaatgagGAATACCCTTATCCACGCTAACACCTTTAATAAGGTAGTTGTCCCAAGGAATCGTCCCaaggaaaaattgaaatggataaaatttagtttatctcattatgtataaaatatataaactttcAAACTGTTTAAAGGAAATAAAGTTGCTTGTCTAAAGCGTTGCTTGGCAAACGATGAATGCTCTCAGCGACAAGGAATGCAAGTTCGTGCGCGTATTGGCACACGGCAGGTACACGGCAAGTGCCACTCCAATTATAATACAGATGGGTAATTTTGTATGTTAAAAGCTGCATTTGATCTGGTGTTAAACGAATATTGCTGTATACAATATTATAGTTTGTTGGGGACACTGTTCCTTGTTGCACAGACTGAGATACCAAGAAAAAGTCATAACGTTCTGGACACGTAACTACATCATCGACTATTGTACCAGGAGGCGGATTTCGGCCTCGTGCAAAGAGTCGGGTATTAATACTTTTTGGTACCACAACATATGCAAACATAGGTGGTTTTTCAGAGCCCACACGCTTATACTCTTGCTCGAGTTTCTCAACCACGGAACCTGGAGGTGGATTCCTGCCATTAATGAAGTAACGAGTATTAATTCGCTTCGATACTACTATAAACGCCAAGGGGCAAATCGTAGGTTTCTTCTCATAATCAGAATACATTTTGTTTAACCtttctatcaaaaatttcacTTCGGTGCTGAAAACTTGATGCAATTGCCCATCACCGACTCCGTCACGATAGAAGAGGATTTTCTTTGGTAACATACCATGCTCTTGTTGATATGCTTTCAAAGCAATGCCCATACGCATTCCATTAGCTGCTCTTATACACATTTGTACGAAATTTTGAACTTCACGTAAATTCCGTGATGGCGTAATCACGTACCACCTCTTAATGTCAACGTGTTTGTACATTGAATTATTTCGAAATTCTCGCGTCCAATCTGCAAATTCATTGCAATCGTAACGTTTTTTATAATAGTCAATATACGAAATCTCTCCGTCTTTGGTTGGAAATTTCGACTTGGGCGACTGTTGGAAATCCACGTCATTTATCCgatatgttttattattatagtcGGTAAGGATTATTGTTCCAACGACTTCTCTTTTAAAAGCATCATGGTAGTCTGGTTTACCGACGCAAtcttgtaaaattttatataaggtATCAGTGCGCTTTACTTTATGAGCAATTTCAGCACATAAGAGAATGTCTTGCTCATGTTGTCGTATTGAAGTTGGATATCCAGGTCATAATTCGAGGTAAAAACTGTTTAGATAATGCTTTGCCTTCGGATCAAAGAAACTACGCCCAACAAGTTCTAAATTCAGCCCTGCCATAGCACGACGTAAAATAAGATTTAGCACTTGTAGCTGCTGTGAATCAGTCACCTCCAATTGCCCAACGTGTTTAATTTTTGGATAGTTTCACCCTCACGATTTTTATGGGGGGAGGCACAGTACAAAGAAAAGCAGCTCTCTTCCAATCCATAAAATTGGTGGATATTCTTTGAATATCGGGGTTCGACTCCTCATAAGGAAGAGTGAATGagtgaaaatatacaaaaaaatatatacctatatatatacaatatataaaaatggcacTTTAAAAggcacataaaaattaaaaatacagataTTCTTTGGCacgttgaaattaaaaataaatacaataagaaTGACTCTCTCAACCCATAAAATTGGTGGATATTCTTTGAATATCGGGGTTCGACTCCTCATGGGAATGATGAAATGAATAGAGAGCTTTTCAGAAAAAGAATGGCactttaaagaaagaaaaaattataattaaaattttttttttaactattattaatacacaaaagtttaattaattaattaacacacaaaattataaagtaaaactaaaatttaaaaaacaaaaatagaacatattaaaattgcctagaagtttaaaacactacaatagttttagaagaaattattaagaatatctttaaactttaaatttcattGCAAGATAGGTTCATGCTAAtttgaaagtaaaattaaaattcaaaagaaaaatagaacaTATTAAAATTGCCTAGAAGTTTAAAGCACTGCAATAGTTttagaacaaattattatatttaagaatatCTTTAAACTTGAAATTTCAATATGAATCCCCAATCGTTACGGTGGAGCACGGTAGCGCCTATGTCATCAGCGGCCATTTTAAATTAATCCACGCTATTGACCTAAAATACTTCGACACCGTGTTGGCAGAATTAACAAGTCTGTCCAAGAAGAGGATCGGAAAAGAAGCAGCCAAATCACTCATCGACTTCCAATTAAACCAAACACGTCTGCGCCTCATTGAATTGACAGGagagaaaacaagaaaaac is a genomic window of Anastrepha ludens isolate Willacy chromosome 6, idAnaLude1.1, whole genome shotgun sequence containing:
- the LOC128867155 gene encoding uncharacterized protein LOC128867155, producing the protein MGHICPVTDVIIYQLQKIRAQLEELKGPTANRPKRSINWIGSAWKWITGSPDALDWDEVLPSQNEIIDNNNLQYKVNSEIFKKTEELLQVVNGIATATNDVLGRNHQAKFSQDIQHKLVILKDDVSELIRACQMAKAGAANSNILNKGEINSLIREIEVLPYSNVVEAIEYSEPSIYTNGTLPCQSCLHLATAMVCKQEALDLLSEDECLPRLLKGGQTSCRYVIGTETTVEVLKEDTIFLDNFNWSGETPSYGQMENETITITNQTYWSTSSSGVQVLPPVLSTITNRSLVVDLNLIHEMTSGNIRLLGYLKDKTNWLATSVALGLILLVFISLIWRKLTTGAKLPELNMSILQPSSRNRPKQVASPNHDLRDADL